A genomic region of Pseudopipra pipra isolate bDixPip1 chromosome W, bDixPip1.hap1, whole genome shotgun sequence contains the following coding sequences:
- the LOC135405419 gene encoding olfactory receptor 14A16-like yields the protein MSNSSSMPQFLLLALADRRELQLLHFWLFLAISLAALLGNGLILSAIACDHHLHTPMGFFLLNLSLTDLGCICTTVPKAMHNFLWNTRTITYTGCAAQAFLLVFFLGAEYFLLTTMCYDRYVAICKPLHYGTLLGSRACAHMAAAAWTAGFLIALLHTPSTFSLPLCQGNALGQFFCEIPHILKLSCSHSGYLRELGLIVFSACLMIGCFIFIVFSYVQIFRAVLRIPSQQGRHKAFSTCLPHLVVVSLFLSTLFFSYLKPPSISSPSLDLIVSLMYSVVSPTLNPLIYSLRNQELKDAMRKLITGCFSEAINSPSSPCYVPH from the coding sequence atgtccaacagcagctccatgccccagttcctcctcctggcattggcagacaggcgggagctgcagctcctgcacttctggctcttcctggccatctccctggctgccctcctgggcaATGGCCTTATCCTCAGCGCcatagcctgtgaccaccacctgcacacccccatgggcttcttcctgctcaacctctccctcacagacctgggctgcatctgcaccactgtccccaaagccatgcacaatttccTCTGGAACACCAGAACCATcacctacacaggatgtgctgcacaggcctttctgcttgtcttctttcttggagcagagtatttcctcctcaccaccatgtgctacgaccgctacgttgccatctgcaaacccctgcactacgggaccctcctgggcagcagagcttgtgcccacatggcagcagctgcctggactGCTGGGtttctcattgctctgctgcacacacccagtacattttccctgcccctgtgccagggcaatgccctgggccagttcttctgtgaaatcccacatatcctcaagctctcctgctcacactcaggctacctcagggaacttGGGCTTATTGTGTTTAGTGCCTGTTTAATGATTgggtgtttcattttcattgttttctcctatgtgcagatcttcagggctgtgctgaggatcccctctcagcagggtcggcacaaagccttttccacgtgcctccctcacctggttgtggtctccctgttcctcagcacgTTATTCTTTTCCTACCTGaagcctccctccatctcctccccatccctggatcttaTTGTGTCACTCATGTACTCAGTGGTGTCTCcaacactgaaccccctcatctacagcctgaggaaccaggagctcaaggatgccatgaGGAAACtcataactgggtgtttttcagaagcaataaactctccttcttctccatgttatgtacctcattaa